The following is a genomic window from Thermoanaerobaculia bacterium.
CGGGTACCTTTCCCCTGCGTACATCCCCTGCCGGACGCGTCAGGCCGCGCGCGGATCGATCTCACGCTGGATCTTCGCCGCCGTCGAAATCTCGGCCAGGCGCAGGTCGTAGGCGACCTGGAGCGCGAGCCAGCTTTCGGCGTCGCCCCCGAAGTAGCGCGCGAGTCGCATCGCAGTGTCGGGCGTCACCGCCCGGCGCTCGCGGACGATGTCGTTGATCCTGGGCGCGGGAACGCGCAACGCCACCGCCAGCGCGTGTGCGCTCAGGCCGAGAGGCGCTAGGTACTCCTCACGCAGGATCTCTCCCGGATGTATCGGCCGCATTCCGTTCTTCGGCATGTCGTTTCCCTTCAATGGTAATCCACGATCTCGACGTCGAAGGCATCTCCACCCGACCAGCGAAAGCAGATGCGCCAGCGGTCGTTGATCCGAATGCTGTGCTGCCCCAGGCGGTCGCCGTGCAAAGCTTCGAGCCGGTTCCCGGGCGGCGAGCGCAGGAACTCGAGCGTTCGGGCGGCATGGAGCATCGCGAGCTTCCGTTCCGCCTGCGCCCGGATCGAGAGCCACCGGCGCGGGCACCGACCTGCGAAAATCGCCCCGGTGTCCTTGTCGGCGAATGCCTTGATCACAGG
Proteins encoded in this region:
- a CDS encoding type II toxin-antitoxin system RelE/ParE family toxin, producing MIKAFADKDTGAIFAGRCPRRWLSIRAQAERKLAMLHAARTLEFLRSPPGNRLEALHGDRLGQHSIRINDRWRICFRWSGGDAFDVEIVDYH
- a CDS encoding HigA family addiction module antidote protein; this translates as MPKNGMRPIHPGEILREEYLAPLGLSAHALAVALRVPAPRINDIVRERRAVTPDTAMRLARYFGGDAESWLALQVAYDLRLAEISTAAKIQREIDPRAA